One genomic window of Luteitalea pratensis includes the following:
- a CDS encoding SpoIIE family protein phosphatase, with product MTAPAQVPAEVTHDAVTAAMLRHRRLLATLVLLALAAVSFWVVVALVRARTRPTLGVQISRGGTMLRRPDRGATVVVRAVRAHSPAADADLRVGDRVLQVDGIAVTDTRALIARHDRLFPGEVVTFDIERDGQPLTRRLSARPVLAGRWQWAGVAIRVLLVFALFLGIPSLVFKWRPHDPRAMLFMLFGCTFGLSMLNYSVPGLSQAPESVMPLPDAFTRFNLTALAITYACALVINPTLLHFLTLFPQPRLAPVPLGRVLGWTYLIPTLVGWIAAPVVVLLLLGWIPAAARPAVALVVAALASAGALRVWWTRLRARPWRSWFLDNAFWLGVMVALTYMAAVLTTIVLVQMRARETAGLLAGLLLACAVGLFAIGVGIAYPIACGIAMWRSWRLSTEEMRQQIRWPLMSIALALGIAVLLSLLSIGLSFVTGTAPPPWLFSVFEISTWVAYSVIPLAFAAAVLRYGLMDIRFIIRLTFFYLLTTASVYIGTFAVVLLLATAVGGAADSNRVTTILITLLAVSLFEPLRRRVQRRVDKHFYQRTPDPVGVLARHGQELRSMSRRDDLERRLVLALQEAIPHGPTYVFRRREDQPEFLAAHSPDPTARPAFEALPFLTQRAQDLLGPTMLAEVTMVMDEARVWEQLGIEALLPVRQGDDIPVVLGLGRKRSDESWQERDMEILSSLAAQTSMAIADIEARQHDASMKEAFDNQRALLPQQLPQPDAFSIAGAWHPALAVGGDYYDAWWLSTEAIAICVADVAGKGLAASLVMANLQATVKALAGPDVSPADLCTRVNETLASNLRKGRFVTFFYGVLRLRTGELRYANAGHNPPVLTSDGAAHELGLGDPGLGLLRTHRYRDASVLLGGDARLLLYTDGVTEGRSPDGEDFGMARLLELVDRPHTSAGQLRDDVLSAIAAWTQGQFDDDVTLLAVVRRDGTNPLFETQKIRVHG from the coding sequence ATGACCGCCCCGGCCCAGGTGCCGGCGGAGGTGACGCACGACGCGGTCACCGCGGCGATGCTGCGTCATCGCCGCCTGCTCGCCACGCTCGTGCTCCTCGCCCTGGCGGCGGTCTCCTTCTGGGTCGTGGTCGCGTTGGTGCGGGCCCGCACCCGGCCGACGCTCGGCGTGCAGATCAGCCGGGGCGGCACCATGCTGCGCCGGCCCGATCGCGGCGCAACCGTCGTCGTGCGGGCGGTGCGGGCACACAGCCCCGCGGCTGACGCCGACCTCCGCGTCGGCGACCGCGTGCTGCAGGTCGACGGCATCGCGGTAACCGACACCCGTGCCTTGATTGCCCGGCACGATCGGCTCTTCCCCGGCGAGGTCGTGACCTTCGACATCGAACGCGATGGCCAGCCGCTCACACGGCGCCTCTCGGCACGGCCGGTGCTCGCCGGTCGATGGCAATGGGCCGGCGTGGCCATCCGCGTCCTGCTGGTGTTCGCGCTGTTCCTCGGCATCCCGTCGCTCGTGTTCAAGTGGCGGCCGCACGATCCCCGGGCGATGTTGTTCATGCTCTTCGGCTGCACGTTCGGCCTGTCGATGCTGAACTACTCGGTGCCGGGCCTGAGCCAGGCGCCCGAGAGCGTGATGCCGCTGCCTGACGCGTTCACCCGCTTCAACCTGACCGCGTTGGCGATCACGTACGCGTGCGCGCTCGTCATCAACCCGACGTTGCTGCATTTCCTGACGCTGTTTCCGCAGCCGCGTCTTGCCCCCGTGCCCCTTGGACGCGTACTGGGCTGGACCTACCTGATCCCGACGCTGGTTGGCTGGATCGCCGCGCCGGTCGTCGTCTTGCTCCTGCTTGGCTGGATTCCCGCGGCGGCGCGCCCGGCGGTGGCGCTGGTGGTCGCGGCGCTGGCCAGCGCCGGTGCCCTGCGGGTCTGGTGGACCCGCCTGCGCGCGCGCCCCTGGCGGTCCTGGTTCCTCGACAACGCGTTCTGGCTCGGGGTCATGGTGGCGCTGACCTACATGGCGGCCGTGCTCACGACGATCGTGCTCGTGCAGATGCGGGCACGCGAGACGGCCGGCCTGCTCGCGGGGCTGCTCCTCGCCTGCGCCGTGGGCCTGTTCGCGATCGGCGTCGGCATCGCGTATCCGATTGCGTGCGGCATCGCGATGTGGCGCTCGTGGCGACTGAGCACGGAGGAGATGCGGCAGCAGATCCGCTGGCCGCTGATGAGCATCGCGCTCGCCCTCGGCATCGCGGTGCTGCTCTCGCTGCTCTCCATCGGGTTGTCGTTCGTCACCGGTACCGCGCCGCCGCCGTGGCTGTTCTCGGTCTTCGAGATCTCCACGTGGGTGGCGTACTCGGTCATCCCGCTGGCGTTCGCGGCCGCGGTCTTGCGTTACGGCTTGATGGACATCAGGTTCATCATCCGCCTGACGTTCTTCTACCTGCTCACGACGGCCAGCGTGTACATCGGCACCTTCGCCGTCGTCCTGCTGCTGGCAACGGCGGTCGGTGGAGCGGCCGACAGCAATCGCGTCACCACGATCCTGATCACGTTGCTGGCGGTGTCCTTGTTCGAGCCGTTGCGCCGCCGCGTGCAGCGCCGCGTCGACAAGCACTTCTACCAGCGCACGCCAGACCCGGTGGGCGTGCTGGCGAGGCACGGCCAGGAGTTGCGCTCGATGTCGCGCCGCGACGACCTCGAACGCCGCCTCGTGCTCGCCCTGCAGGAGGCGATTCCGCACGGCCCCACGTACGTGTTCAGGCGCCGTGAGGATCAGCCCGAGTTCCTCGCCGCCCATTCACCCGATCCGACGGCCCGCCCGGCCTTCGAGGCGCTGCCGTTCCTGACCCAGCGTGCGCAGGACCTGCTCGGCCCGACGATGCTGGCCGAAGTGACGATGGTGATGGACGAAGCCCGCGTCTGGGAGCAGCTCGGGATCGAGGCGCTGCTGCCCGTGCGCCAGGGCGATGACATCCCCGTCGTCCTCGGGCTGGGCCGCAAGCGATCGGACGAGTCGTGGCAGGAGCGGGACATGGAGATCTTGTCCTCGCTGGCGGCGCAGACGTCGATGGCCATCGCCGACATCGAGGCGCGCCAGCACGATGCCTCGATGAAGGAAGCCTTCGACAACCAGCGCGCGCTGTTGCCGCAGCAACTGCCCCAGCCGGACGCGTTCTCGATCGCGGGCGCGTGGCACCCGGCGCTTGCCGTCGGCGGCGACTACTACGATGCGTGGTGGCTGTCGACCGAGGCGATCGCGATCTGCGTCGCCGACGTCGCGGGCAAGGGGCTCGCCGCATCGCTCGTGATGGCCAACCTCCAGGCGACGGTCAAGGCGCTGGCGGGTCCGGACGTGAGCCCGGCCGACCTCTGCACACGCGTCAACGAGACCCTCGCCTCCAACCTGCGCAAGGGACGCTTCGTCACGTTCTTCTACGGCGTGCTGCGATTGCGCACCGGCGAACTGCGTTACGCCAATGCCGGTCACAACCCACCGGTCCTGACGTCGGATGGCGCGGCGCACGAACTCGGCCTCGGTGACCCGGGCCTGGGCCTGCTGCGCACGCATCGTTACCGCGACGCGAGCGTGCTGCTCGGCGGCGATGCGCGGTTGCTGCTCTACACGGACGGCGTGACCGAAGGCCGCAGCCCCGATGGCGAGGACTTCGGCATGGCGCGACTGCTGGAACTGGTCGACCGCCCGCACACGAGCGCCGGACAGTTGCGCGACGATGTGCTCTCCGCAATCGCGGCCTGGACGCAGGGCCAGTTCGATGATGACGTCACGCTGCTGGCCGTGGTCCGCCGCGATGGCACCAACCCGCTGTTCGAGACACAGAAGATTCGAGTGCACGGGTAA
- a CDS encoding M48 family metalloprotease, which produces MSQCPRKRARVAGVVVAAGLAVSCATNPATGKKEFNLMSEAQEVALGKESDAQVRQEMGVVNDPALQRYVDGVARRLASGTERPSLPWTFAVVDSPAVNAFALPGGYVYLTRGILAHLNSEAELAGVLGHEIAHVTARHSAAQYSKQTASSVGLLLSQIFVPELRPFGQAAEQGLGLLFLKFGRDDELQADDLGAGYATAQGWDPQGVSSMLETLGRLSEGTDRKGVPNWLSTHPMPADRIARLDQRVAALRSQATRELSVNRAAYLQHVDGLMFGDNPREGVLRGNAFLHPDMKFRLEFPQGWQVQNTPQQVVAQPQGGGAYVFLQLVSQPQGRSLQEVAAADLGQSGLQLVEGGETRVNGLPAFVGTFRGQLQNMGDVVLRSAWISHNNQVFRLAGLSSASAYRQLQQAVDASVRSFQPLSAGEADRIRPNVIELYTARSGDTWQSLASGPGHSTVKPDTLAVINGYPVQERPQAGDRLKIVVEQR; this is translated from the coding sequence ATGAGCCAATGTCCACGTAAGAGGGCGCGTGTCGCCGGAGTCGTCGTTGCCGCCGGGCTTGCGGTGTCGTGTGCCACCAATCCGGCGACCGGCAAGAAGGAATTCAACCTGATGAGTGAGGCCCAGGAGGTCGCGCTCGGCAAGGAATCGGACGCCCAGGTCAGGCAGGAAATGGGTGTCGTCAACGATCCCGCGCTGCAACGGTACGTGGACGGCGTGGCCCGCCGCCTGGCGTCGGGTACCGAGCGTCCCAGCCTGCCGTGGACGTTCGCGGTCGTCGACTCGCCCGCGGTGAACGCGTTCGCACTGCCCGGTGGGTACGTCTACCTCACGCGGGGCATCCTCGCTCACCTCAACAGCGAGGCGGAATTGGCGGGAGTCCTGGGTCATGAAATTGCGCATGTGACTGCCAGGCATTCAGCCGCGCAGTACAGCAAGCAGACCGCAAGTTCGGTCGGCCTGCTGCTCAGCCAGATTTTCGTGCCCGAGTTGCGGCCATTCGGACAGGCGGCGGAGCAGGGACTCGGCCTGCTATTCCTGAAGTTCGGTCGAGATGACGAGTTGCAGGCCGACGACCTCGGGGCCGGCTATGCCACGGCGCAGGGCTGGGATCCGCAGGGCGTCTCGAGCATGCTCGAGACCCTCGGGCGGCTGTCCGAAGGGACGGACCGCAAGGGCGTCCCCAACTGGCTCTCGACGCACCCGATGCCTGCCGACCGCATCGCCCGCCTCGACCAGCGCGTCGCGGCGTTGCGTTCGCAGGCGACGCGCGAGTTGTCGGTCAATCGCGCCGCCTACCTGCAGCACGTCGATGGCCTGATGTTCGGTGACAATCCGCGTGAGGGCGTGCTGCGCGGTAATGCGTTCCTGCATCCGGACATGAAGTTCCGACTCGAGTTCCCGCAAGGCTGGCAGGTGCAGAACACGCCGCAGCAGGTCGTGGCGCAACCGCAGGGCGGTGGCGCTTACGTGTTCCTCCAACTGGTGTCGCAACCGCAGGGGCGGTCACTGCAGGAGGTCGCCGCGGCGGACCTCGGGCAATCGGGGCTGCAGTTGGTCGAAGGCGGCGAGACGCGCGTCAATGGCCTGCCGGCGTTTGTCGGGACGTTCCGCGGCCAACTGCAGAACATGGGCGACGTCGTGCTCAGGTCGGCCTGGATCAGTCACAACAACCAGGTCTTCCGGCTGGCGGGGTTGTCCTCGGCCAGCGCCTACCGCCAACTGCAGCAGGCCGTCGATGCCAGCGTGCGCTCGTTCCAGCCCTTGAGCGCTGGCGAAGCCGATCGGATCCGACCCAACGTGATCGAGTTGTACACGGCCAGGTCCGGCGACACCTGGCAGTCGCTGGCCTCGGGTCCGGGTCACAGCACGGTCAAGCCCGACACGCTCGCCGTGATCAACGGCTACCCCGTGCAGGAGCGCCCGCAGGCAGGCGATCGCCTCAAGATCGTCGTCGAACAGCGATGA